In a genomic window of Nocardia fluminea:
- a CDS encoding MCE family protein: MSKIKSAFVGNRNFWLGVIGALCIVLLLVGSSIYQFIGLGKQSIDAEFVQAAGIKTGDKVAVSGVQVGTVSGAKIEGDHVVVTLDVDSSLKLGPDAHAAIKMATLLGARYVDLQPGDGSGLKNKTIPRTNTDVPYNIADVVQVGTPKFEALDTKKLAASLNTINSQLGDSPELVAQALDSVGAVAKVVDQRKGEVDSLIKDLNRVTQLLADNRNSILLVITQGEAIANRVMERQSLLRQLLDNVATLTRQLEEIGAQNGDQFGNTISQLNTMAEGLQKNKDNLDKLLQIGQPTARYFNNALGNGNYGSVALPWLFPDNWLCFVQVIQGCQG; encoded by the coding sequence ATGAGCAAGATCAAGTCGGCCTTCGTCGGCAACCGCAACTTCTGGCTGGGAGTGATCGGTGCCCTGTGCATCGTGCTGCTGCTGGTCGGATCGAGCATCTACCAGTTCATCGGGCTCGGGAAACAGTCCATCGACGCGGAATTCGTGCAGGCCGCCGGCATCAAGACCGGTGACAAGGTCGCGGTCTCGGGTGTGCAGGTCGGTACGGTCTCCGGCGCCAAGATCGAGGGCGATCACGTGGTGGTCACCCTCGACGTGGACAGCTCGCTCAAGCTCGGTCCCGACGCGCACGCCGCGATCAAGATGGCGACCCTGCTCGGCGCGCGCTACGTCGACCTGCAGCCCGGCGACGGATCGGGCCTGAAGAACAAGACGATCCCGCGCACCAACACCGACGTGCCGTACAACATCGCCGATGTGGTGCAGGTCGGTACGCCGAAGTTCGAGGCGCTCGACACCAAGAAGCTCGCCGCCTCGCTCAACACCATCAATTCCCAGCTCGGCGATTCGCCGGAGCTGGTCGCCCAGGCGCTCGACAGCGTCGGCGCCGTCGCGAAGGTCGTCGACCAGCGCAAGGGTGAGGTCGACAGTCTGATCAAGGACCTCAACCGGGTCACGCAGCTGCTCGCCGACAACCGCAACTCGATCCTGCTCGTCATCACCCAGGGCGAGGCCATCGCCAACCGGGTGATGGAACGGCAGAGTCTGCTGCGCCAGCTGCTGGACAACGTCGCCACGCTGACCCGTCAGCTGGAGGAGATCGGTGCCCAGAACGGCGACCAGTTCGGCAACACCATCAGCCAGCTCAACACCATGGCCGAGGGTCTGCAGAAGAACAAGGACAATCTCGACAAACTGCTGCAGATCGGTCAGCCCACCGCGCGCTACTTCAACAACGCGCTCGGCAACGGTAACTACGGTTCGGTCGCACTGCCGTGGTTGTTCCCGGACAACTGGCTGTGCTTCGTTCAGGTGATCCAGGGGTGCCAAGGATGA
- a CDS encoding MlaD family protein, whose amino-acid sequence MKLTNKLRVARAMMIATTALALGSCSLMPSQFDDALGRSTKITADFENIAGMYEGNEIMVLGLAVGKVDKIVPKGTYVEVHMTIDAGVKIPKDAIAAIISPSIVTDRHIEVSPPFTGGEALKSGDHLPKARTRTPVELDTMIKTIDQFAAALKPEPGQEGLGPLSGRVLYPVLNGNGQKIRETLDALSGALKVGVDNKDAIANIIIKLNELTTMLADNDQSVRDFSDRMTAMTGLLAEQAPGLQATLDQLNQFLNNTSTTFAGHQEELAASLTGLTTVTNQLRANSGAMVEIVDVVPLLMQNIDGAINKEKGFVRLQALIGTALSGEIVSAFCERIQMKPDGCRTTGNVQDFGPDYGLTAALLGLTK is encoded by the coding sequence ATGAAACTGACCAACAAGCTCCGCGTCGCGCGGGCCATGATGATCGCCACCACAGCGCTGGCCCTCGGCAGCTGCTCGCTGATGCCGAGCCAGTTCGACGACGCGCTCGGCCGCTCGACCAAGATCACCGCCGACTTCGAGAACATCGCGGGCATGTACGAGGGCAACGAGATCATGGTCCTCGGCCTCGCGGTGGGCAAGGTCGACAAGATCGTGCCCAAGGGCACCTACGTCGAGGTCCACATGACCATCGACGCCGGCGTCAAGATCCCGAAAGACGCGATCGCCGCGATCATCTCGCCCTCGATCGTCACCGACCGCCACATCGAGGTGAGCCCGCCGTTCACCGGCGGCGAGGCGTTGAAGTCCGGCGATCACCTGCCCAAGGCGCGCACCCGGACACCGGTCGAGCTGGACACGATGATCAAGACCATCGACCAGTTCGCCGCGGCCCTGAAGCCCGAACCCGGCCAGGAGGGTCTCGGCCCGCTGTCGGGCCGGGTGCTCTACCCGGTGCTCAACGGCAACGGGCAGAAGATCCGCGAGACCCTCGACGCGCTCTCGGGTGCGTTGAAGGTCGGTGTCGACAACAAGGACGCCATCGCCAACATCATCATCAAGCTCAACGAGCTCACGACGATGCTGGCCGACAACGACCAGTCGGTGCGCGACTTCAGCGACCGGATGACCGCCATGACGGGACTGCTCGCCGAACAGGCGCCCGGTCTGCAGGCCACCCTCGATCAGCTCAACCAGTTCCTGAACAACACCTCGACGACCTTCGCCGGGCATCAGGAAGAACTGGCCGCCTCGCTGACCGGCCTGACCACCGTGACCAACCAGTTGCGCGCCAACTCGGGCGCGATGGTCGAGATCGTCGACGTGGTGCCGCTGCTCATGCAGAACATCGACGGCGCGATCAACAAGGAAAAGGGCTTCGTCCGCCTGCAAGCGCTGATCGGCACCGCCCTCTCGGGCGAGATCGTCAGCGCGTTCTGTGAGCGGATCCAGATGAAGCCCGATGGTTGCCGCACCACCGGGAACGTCCAGGACTTCGGCCCCGACTACGGGCTCACCGCCGCACTGCTCGGACTGACGAAATGA
- a CDS encoding MCE family protein, with protein sequence MNQRMTMKARRALLSAAALATVTITTGCGFTVEDLPLPKPGTGGETYTLHAKFENALNLPDQAKVKVGGSDVGVVSAIKTKNFEAMVDMEINTDFKLPKGSTAELRQATPLGDVFIALSSPKDATGAPDMAPGDTFTLEATSAGATVEELLVSVSMLFNGGGVASLSRLGTELGSILNGHGTELGHLIYEMTGVIGELNANSTKVDSVLTEFNTLANTIEANKGQLGQVADTLPQAIGAIAENNRAIGDLLSKLATATAAIGDYSNTTGDQLSDLLTNLDNLMNALAATGDDFGYVMDQLHAIRPGANQTFKGKSLAPYATLTNLDVGLLTDPANSKLWDMKDVNDFVGSFIQVLQIVQGRVGGHR encoded by the coding sequence ATGAACCAGCGAATGACGATGAAGGCCCGCCGCGCGCTGCTCTCCGCGGCCGCACTGGCCACGGTCACGATCACGACCGGCTGTGGCTTCACCGTGGAGGATCTGCCGCTGCCCAAGCCGGGCACCGGCGGCGAGACCTACACGCTGCACGCGAAGTTCGAGAACGCGCTGAACCTGCCCGATCAGGCCAAGGTGAAGGTCGGTGGTTCCGACGTCGGCGTCGTGTCGGCGATCAAGACCAAGAACTTCGAAGCCATGGTCGACATGGAGATCAACACCGATTTCAAGCTGCCCAAGGGCAGTACGGCGGAGTTGCGCCAGGCCACTCCCCTCGGTGACGTCTTCATCGCGCTGAGCAGTCCGAAGGACGCGACGGGCGCACCCGATATGGCCCCGGGCGACACGTTCACCCTGGAGGCCACCTCGGCGGGCGCCACGGTGGAAGAGCTGCTGGTCTCGGTGTCGATGCTGTTCAACGGCGGCGGTGTCGCCAGCCTGAGCCGGCTCGGCACCGAACTCGGCTCGATCCTCAACGGGCACGGCACCGAACTCGGCCACCTGATCTACGAGATGACCGGTGTCATCGGCGAACTGAACGCCAACAGCACCAAGGTCGACTCGGTGCTGACGGAGTTCAACACCCTCGCCAACACCATCGAGGCCAACAAGGGTCAGCTCGGCCAGGTGGCCGACACGCTGCCCCAGGCCATCGGCGCGATCGCCGAGAACAACCGGGCGATCGGTGACCTGCTCAGCAAGCTGGCCACGGCCACCGCCGCCATCGGTGACTACTCCAACACCACCGGTGACCAGCTGTCCGACCTGCTCACCAATCTCGACAACCTGATGAACGCGCTGGCCGCGACCGGCGACGACTTCGGCTACGTGATGGATCAGCTGCACGCGATCCGCCCCGGCGCCAACCAGACGTTCAAGGGCAAGAGCCTCGCGCCGTACGCGACGCTGACCAACCTCGATGTGGGCCTGCTGACCGACCCGGCGAACAGCAAGCTCTGGGACATGAAAGATGTGAACGATTTCGTCGGCAGCTTCATCCAGGTGCTGCAGATCGTTCAGGGCCGAGTGGGAGGCCACCGATGA
- a CDS encoding MlaD family protein — protein sequence MSRLKKFASSKILLANSALVVVLLLGGTYLLVNVMRVNPLRSEYDVTVNLDRSGGLQPGNDVTMRGFRIGKVTSIELINDGDAIAAKTRIDKDFKIPVDTMIQVAALSAAGEQYIDFRPKSDVGPFLSDGAVIKYSPEQIQTPVPVWAVLDDTSALIAQVNPKQFDVILDELDIALGAGPDQLRGLINGVSLVVAGLDNLLPQTVNLIANLRVIAETTSNAQPDLQTLTQNSGALLTQFNNANAELQGVLDDAPGQFETLGAVLDATADPISALAANFVAITKAAQLRQPALRLLFPSLALGLGSISAPAHDGEFHTIIDIWPRPTCNYDTQYRRNEEVQDGSIPKWNYCTNPSADLQIRGSANAPRPNVPNNGAQMPPGVDPNERTPIPAK from the coding sequence ATGAGCAGGCTGAAGAAGTTCGCGAGCAGCAAGATCTTGCTGGCGAACAGCGCGCTCGTAGTCGTGCTGTTGCTCGGTGGGACGTACCTGCTGGTCAACGTGATGCGGGTCAATCCGCTGCGGTCCGAGTACGACGTCACCGTCAATCTGGATCGCTCCGGCGGTCTGCAGCCGGGAAACGACGTGACCATGCGCGGATTCCGGATCGGCAAGGTCACTTCGATCGAGCTGATCAACGACGGGGACGCGATCGCCGCCAAGACCCGGATCGACAAGGATTTCAAGATCCCGGTCGACACCATGATCCAGGTGGCGGCGCTGTCGGCCGCGGGCGAGCAGTACATCGACTTCCGTCCGAAGAGCGATGTCGGCCCGTTCCTCAGCGACGGCGCGGTCATCAAGTACAGCCCGGAGCAGATCCAGACACCGGTTCCGGTGTGGGCGGTGCTCGACGACACCAGCGCGCTGATCGCCCAGGTGAATCCGAAGCAGTTCGACGTGATCCTCGACGAGCTCGACATCGCGCTCGGCGCCGGTCCCGACCAGCTGCGCGGCCTGATCAACGGCGTCAGCCTGGTGGTCGCGGGCCTGGACAACCTGCTCCCGCAGACGGTGAACCTCATCGCCAACCTGCGGGTGATCGCGGAGACCACCTCGAACGCCCAGCCGGATCTGCAGACGCTCACCCAGAATTCGGGTGCGCTGCTCACGCAGTTCAACAACGCCAACGCCGAGCTCCAGGGCGTGCTCGACGACGCGCCGGGTCAGTTCGAGACGCTCGGCGCGGTGCTCGACGCGACCGCCGATCCGATCAGTGCGCTGGCGGCCAACTTCGTGGCGATCACCAAGGCGGCGCAGCTGCGTCAGCCCGCTCTGCGGCTGCTGTTCCCGTCGCTGGCACTGGGACTCGGGTCGATCAGCGCCCCGGCGCACGACGGTGAGTTCCACACCATCATCGACATCTGGCCGCGTCCCACGTGTAACTACGACACCCAGTACCGCCGCAACGAAGAGGTACAGGACGGCAGTATCCCGAAGTGGAACTACTGCACCAACCCGAGCGCTGACCTGCAGATCCGCGGTTCGGCCAATGCCCCGCGACCGAACGTGCCCAACAACGGCGCGCAGATGCCGCCGGGTGTCGATCCGAACGAGCGGACGCCCATTCCCGCCAAGTAG
- a CDS encoding ribonuclease H family protein, which translates to MIIVSTDGSCLRNPGGAIGWAWVNHAGPADSGGAASGTNQIAELRGVLEAILAHPGAEPMLIESDSQYAIKCASEWITSWRRNGWRTSTGGAVKNVEIIKQIDRAITGREGPVRFRWVRGHVGNYFNEQADKLAGEAARAVREGVLVPAAPAAPEPAAPAAKNAVSTGKSVAAEVPVAGTLTLF; encoded by the coding sequence ATGATCATCGTGAGCACCGACGGGTCCTGCCTGCGCAATCCCGGTGGTGCCATCGGCTGGGCATGGGTGAATCACGCCGGCCCCGCCGACAGTGGTGGCGCGGCCAGCGGCACCAACCAGATCGCCGAGCTGCGCGGGGTGCTGGAAGCCATCCTCGCCCACCCCGGCGCCGAACCGATGCTCATCGAGAGCGACTCCCAATACGCCATCAAGTGCGCCTCGGAATGGATCACCAGCTGGCGCCGCAACGGCTGGCGCACCTCCACCGGCGGCGCGGTGAAGAACGTCGAGATCATCAAGCAGATCGACCGGGCCATCACCGGCCGCGAAGGACCGGTGCGTTTCCGCTGGGTGCGCGGTCACGTGGGCAACTACTTCAACGAACAAGCCGACAAACTGGCGGGCGAAGCGGCACGAGCGGTCCGCGAAGGTGTGCTCGTACCCGCGGCGCCGGCCGCCCCAGAACCCGCGGCGCCAGCCGCCAAAAACGCGGTCTCCACAGGGAAGTCGGTCGCAGCTGAAGTGCCGGTGGCAGGGACTCTCACCCTGTTCTAG
- a CDS encoding SRPBCC family protein: MGHIRFASDVGAPVDAAFAYAEDFRHGQQWMFGVTDVASLGAPDQGLGAAFAVKVRLFGVIPLRSSVEITEYRRNAVIGYTLRGRVYGTVTLRFDPLGYERSVLTSEADYPPPRGMFGRLCHGLVDAAAKSALRRTESRLRREIEAFHGTDLVGRIA; the protein is encoded by the coding sequence ATGGGCCACATCAGGTTTGCGAGTGACGTCGGCGCACCGGTCGACGCGGCCTTCGCCTACGCCGAGGATTTCCGGCACGGCCAGCAGTGGATGTTCGGCGTCACCGATGTCGCGTCGCTGGGCGCACCGGATCAGGGGCTGGGCGCCGCGTTCGCGGTGAAAGTCCGGTTGTTCGGGGTGATCCCCCTGCGATCATCGGTGGAGATCACCGAATATCGGCGCAATGCGGTCATCGGGTATACCCTGCGGGGGCGGGTATACGGAACCGTTACCCTCCGATTCGATCCACTCGGCTACGAACGGTCGGTGCTGACCTCCGAAGCCGACTATCCACCACCACGCGGCATGTTCGGCCGCCTGTGCCACGGCCTCGTCGACGCGGCCGCGAAATCGGCACTTCGCCGAACGGAATCGCGGTTGCGAAGGGAGATAGAGGCATTCCACGGTACCGATCTTGTCGGCCGCATCGCCTAG
- the lhgO gene encoding L-2-hydroxyglutarate oxidase, with protein sequence MTPRGTSNGTYDFCVVGGGIVGVATAHRLLTEHPGASLVLIEKEATLGAHQTGHNSGVIHSGIYYPPDSLKARLCRAGAQWTKEFAAAHDIPFRECGKLLVATDSAEHERMLALYERSIANGVEVEAIDAAELRRREPRIAGVGALFVPATGIIDYTLVTAALAGEVESMGGRILLGTAVDAITENVSAVTVSGPGGSITAGTLIVCAGLQADRMARKAGIDTDFRIVPFRGEYYRLPAGRTDLVRTLIYPVPDPALPFLGVHLSPTIDGELTVGPNAVLGLSREGYRKGSVNRRDAVDVLSFAGVRRVAREHLGTGIRELRNSVFKRGYLAECRKYCPELTTGDLLPHRAGIRAQAVLRDGTLVHDFLIERTPRSIHVLNAPSPAATSAMPIAEYLVEQLHSAK encoded by the coding sequence GTGACTCCTCGCGGCACCTCGAACGGTACGTACGACTTCTGCGTGGTCGGCGGCGGCATCGTCGGCGTGGCCACCGCGCATCGGTTGCTGACCGAGCATCCCGGGGCGAGCCTGGTACTCATCGAGAAGGAAGCCACGCTCGGTGCGCATCAGACCGGCCACAACAGTGGCGTCATCCATTCCGGGATCTATTACCCGCCGGACAGTTTGAAGGCGCGGCTGTGCCGGGCCGGTGCGCAATGGACGAAGGAATTCGCCGCGGCTCACGACATTCCGTTCCGTGAATGCGGAAAGTTGCTGGTAGCCACCGATTCCGCCGAACACGAGCGGATGCTCGCGCTCTACGAGCGGTCGATCGCCAACGGCGTGGAAGTCGAGGCGATCGACGCAGCCGAACTGCGCCGGCGCGAACCACGGATCGCCGGGGTCGGAGCGCTGTTCGTGCCCGCCACCGGCATCATCGACTACACGTTGGTCACTGCCGCGCTCGCCGGCGAGGTCGAGTCGATGGGAGGCAGGATTCTGCTCGGCACCGCTGTCGACGCGATCACCGAGAACGTCTCCGCCGTCACGGTTTCGGGTCCGGGTGGTTCGATCACCGCGGGCACGCTCATCGTGTGCGCCGGTCTCCAGGCCGACCGGATGGCCCGAAAGGCCGGAATAGACACCGACTTCCGCATCGTTCCGTTCCGTGGCGAGTATTATCGCCTCCCCGCCGGGCGGACTGATCTGGTGCGGACGCTGATCTATCCGGTGCCCGACCCCGCGCTGCCGTTCCTCGGCGTCCATCTGAGTCCCACCATCGACGGCGAACTCACCGTCGGCCCCAACGCGGTGCTCGGGCTGTCGCGGGAGGGCTACCGCAAGGGCAGCGTCAACCGACGCGACGCCGTCGACGTGCTGAGCTTCGCCGGCGTGCGCCGGGTGGCGCGCGAGCATCTCGGCACCGGGATACGCGAACTCCGCAACTCGGTGTTCAAGCGCGGCTACCTGGCCGAATGCCGCAAATACTGCCCCGAACTCACCACCGGTGACCTGCTCCCACACCGCGCGGGAATCCGGGCGCAGGCGGTGCTGCGGGACGGCACGCTGGTGCACGATTTCCTCATCGAGCGCACACCACGCTCCATCCACGTGCTCAACGCGCCGTCCCCGGCCGCCACGTCGGCGATGCCGATCGCGGAATACCTGGTCGAACAACTCCATTCCGCTAAATAA
- a CDS encoding TIGR03084 family metal-binding protein produces the protein MADLAALLDDYAAECADLENLVAPLTPAQWKTPTPAPRWDIATQIAHLTWTDEVSVLAATDADAFTAFLTEAASRAFTLVDEGAEEIAETPPADLLIRWRNGREQLLAALAAVPAGTKLPWFGPPMSAASMLSARIMETWAHGQDVADALDVTRVPTARLRTVAHISVRARNYAYLVNGESGPAEEFRVELTAPDGTLWTWGPEDAPQRVTGPALDFCLVATQRRHREDTALTTEGPDADHWLGIAQAFAGPPGPGREAGQFA, from the coding sequence ATGGCTGACCTCGCAGCGCTGCTCGACGATTACGCCGCCGAATGCGCGGATCTGGAAAACCTGGTCGCGCCGCTGACCCCCGCGCAGTGGAAGACGCCGACCCCCGCGCCACGCTGGGACATCGCCACCCAGATCGCCCACCTGACCTGGACCGACGAGGTTTCGGTACTGGCCGCGACCGACGCCGACGCCTTCACCGCGTTCCTCACCGAGGCCGCGTCACGAGCATTCACCCTCGTCGACGAAGGCGCCGAGGAAATCGCCGAGACCCCGCCCGCCGACCTGCTGATCCGCTGGCGAAACGGCCGCGAACAGCTGCTCGCCGCACTCGCCGCCGTCCCCGCGGGCACCAAACTGCCGTGGTTCGGCCCGCCGATGAGCGCCGCCTCGATGCTCTCGGCCCGCATCATGGAAACCTGGGCCCACGGCCAGGACGTCGCCGACGCGCTCGACGTCACCCGCGTGCCCACCGCCCGCCTGCGCACCGTCGCCCACATCAGCGTCCGCGCCAGGAACTACGCCTACCTGGTCAACGGCGAATCCGGCCCCGCCGAGGAATTCCGCGTAGAACTCACCGCCCCCGACGGCACCCTCTGGACCTGGGGCCCCGAAGACGCACCCCAGCGCGTCACCGGCCCCGCCCTCGACTTCTGCCTGGTCGCGACCCAACGCCGCCACCGCGAAGACACCGCCCTGACCACCGAAGGCCCGGACGCCGACCACTGGCTCGGCATCGCCCAAGCCTTCGCGGGCCCACCCGGACCCGGCCGCGAAGCAGGCCAGTTCGCCTGA
- a CDS encoding 3-hydroxyacyl-CoA dehydrogenase family protein: MNHFERPVAVIGGGTLGRRIALMFATRGGEVRIIDPNGEVGNAAVAFVEKQLPEVAATVADGKPGTAEYVPDQAIGVKGAWLVVEAVPEILDLKKKVFAQLDGDADADAIVASNSSSYASRLFTEGLTTSDRMLNTHFYMPPQSTVLDVMSDGHTSQDVLDFVLKTFPEYGLHPYLVRKESTGFIFNRIWAAIKRESLEVVHEGVSIPHDVDEMFMRNFGTKAGPFRMMDQVGLDVVLDIEEHYEQENPNLPKGPVELLKKYVDAGKLGVKTGEGFYDDYPKQG; encoded by the coding sequence ATGAATCATTTCGAGCGTCCGGTCGCGGTGATCGGTGGTGGGACTCTGGGTAGGCGGATCGCCCTGATGTTCGCCACCAGGGGCGGCGAGGTGCGCATCATCGATCCGAATGGCGAGGTCGGCAACGCGGCTGTGGCTTTCGTGGAGAAACAGCTGCCGGAGGTGGCCGCCACGGTGGCCGATGGCAAGCCGGGTACCGCGGAGTATGTGCCCGATCAGGCCATCGGGGTGAAGGGCGCGTGGCTGGTGGTGGAGGCGGTGCCGGAGATCCTGGACCTGAAGAAGAAGGTCTTCGCCCAGCTCGACGGCGATGCCGATGCTGATGCGATCGTCGCCTCGAACTCCTCGTCGTACGCGAGCCGGCTGTTCACCGAGGGGTTGACGACCAGCGACCGGATGCTCAATACCCACTTCTATATGCCGCCGCAGTCGACGGTGCTCGACGTGATGTCGGACGGCCACACGTCCCAGGACGTCCTCGACTTCGTCCTGAAGACCTTCCCGGAGTACGGCTTGCACCCGTATCTGGTGCGCAAGGAGTCGACCGGCTTCATCTTCAATCGCATCTGGGCCGCCATCAAACGCGAGTCGCTGGAAGTGGTTCACGAGGGGGTGTCGATTCCCCACGATGTGGACGAGATGTTCATGCGGAATTTCGGTACCAAGGCGGGTCCGTTCCGGATGATGGACCAGGTGGGTCTGGATGTGGTGCTCGATATCGAGGAGCACTACGAGCAGGAGAACCCGAATCTGCCGAAGGGCCCGGTGGAGCTGCTGAAGAAATATGTCGACGCGGGCAAACTCGGAGTGAAGACGGGTGAGGGTTTCTACGACGACTACCCGAAGCAGGGCTGA